Proteins encoded by one window of Deinococcus radiodurans R1 = ATCC 13939 = DSM 20539:
- a CDS encoding phosphoribosylanthranilate isomerase — translation MSEGKVRVKVCGTTTLPDALHAAAAGADALGFIFAPGSKRRVTASQARGISLNVGPSVARIGVFMGQSLDEVLRTAEAARVSAVQLHGPLPGVYVAAVAGYYPVLRVLGPEELQAGNVQAATVQATPGVTLMLDAPQPGSGQPLDWAALVPHFPPGSWLAGGLGPDNVAQAIATLRPAGVDAVSRLEASPGLKNPQAVEAFIDAVKRS, via the coding sequence GTGAGTGAGGGCAAAGTCAGGGTCAAGGTCTGCGGCACCACCACCCTCCCCGACGCCCTGCACGCCGCCGCAGCGGGGGCCGACGCGCTGGGCTTCATCTTCGCGCCGGGCAGCAAGCGACGGGTCACGGCAAGCCAGGCCCGCGGCATCAGCCTGAACGTGGGGCCGAGCGTGGCGCGCATAGGCGTTTTCATGGGGCAGTCACTCGACGAGGTGCTGCGGACGGCGGAGGCGGCGCGGGTCAGCGCGGTGCAGCTGCACGGCCCGCTGCCGGGGGTATACGTGGCGGCGGTGGCCGGGTATTATCCCGTCTTGCGCGTTCTGGGCCCGGAGGAGCTTCAGGCCGGGAACGTGCAGGCCGCAACTGTGCAGGCAACCCCCGGCGTCACCCTGATGCTCGACGCCCCGCAGCCCGGCAGCGGGCAGCCGCTCGACTGGGCGGCGCTGGTCCCCCACTTTCCGCCGGGCAGCTGGCTCGCGGGCGGTCTGGGACCGGACAACGTGGCGCAGGCCATCGCCACGCTGCGGCCCGCCGGGGTGGACGCGGTGAGCCGGCTCGAAGCCTCGCCCGGCCTCAAGAATCCACAGGCCGTCGAAGCGTTCATAGACGCCGTAAAACGCTCGTAA